In the Anolis sagrei isolate rAnoSag1 chromosome 1, rAnoSag1.mat, whole genome shotgun sequence genome, ATgagaccttggaagctaagcaggatcagatcTGATTAGTATTTAGATGGGAGATTGCTAACAAATACCAGTGTTGTAGGTTTTATATTTCAatatggttttgccaattccttcctttgaaatatggaCTATAGCACCTGCTATTTATAGCTGGCCCCTCAACCAAGAACTAACCATGTCTGACCCTTCTCAACTTCCAAAATTAGACATGATCTGATGCCTTTTAGAATATTTAGGGAGTAAGATCCAGCTGCAGTATTGGCTTAAATTACTTCAACAACAatctgctccaaggatgctgagagctgtgctggtggtagtgtaactaccagcagatccaaccaagtcagagacgtctcagctgaggagtggaactaagagcacttAACCCATtcgcactatggagaaacaaaccaaaatgaagtctatactgaCTCAGTtgatgcccaggataaaaaggaccccgatggatgctgctgattctggacatccattgacaagtgggctacagaatcaaaatacaaacctcagctgctgcaagaaaatcatacAAATGGAcgacaaacagaggcacaactctgtggcccaaatgattcattgggacttatgtcacaagtaccacctgccagtagtaaagaactggtgggatcataaacctgcaaaggtagtagaaaatgaacaggCAAAAATACAGTggaactttcaaatccagactgatgaagttttggaacacaatacaccaaacatcatgattgtgggaaagaaaaaagtttggattattgatgttgccataccaggtgacagttgcactgagaaaaaacaacaggaaaaactcagccattatcaggacctcaaaatcaaactgcaaaggctctggcataaaccagtacagacgGTCCCAGtagtaattggcacactgggtgctgtgccaaaagatctcagcgggcatttggaaacaataaacattgacaaaatcacgatctgtcaactgcaaaaggctaccttacttggatctgcgcacatcattcgaaaatacatcacacagtgctagacacttgggaagtgttcaacttgtgatttcatgatatgaaatccagcatatatatatatactgtgattttgtgtcattaaaataataataataataataataataataataataataataataatactttatttatatttcactggagggactcaggacagattccaaacaaaaaagacaaacattcaatgcccaaacacaacaagAATACATCTATAGTAAAGAAAtttgacaacccaacatataaaaacaaattatgacttaacaactaaaattaaattaaaaacgcAGCCTGTTacatcagacataagacaaaacatcaaaaagaaATATCAGTCTCCCATGATCTTTCTTACCAAATTATCAGATCACAAAATTTCCAGAAGTCTTTGATTTAAATGCTCACTGCACCAGCCAGTAAGTGTTTGTAATAACAGACTTGCAGAGTTATTCTGTCTGTTGTTTCTGTATTTATTGAGAGTATGCCTAAGCTACAATGTTTCAAAGAGTATTTTGCAATCATAGTTCTCAATAACAAAACTTTGAGAATGCAGTTCTATGAAAAGGGCAGGGTATTCTCAGCACACTCACAAAATTGCAGTTCCCAGGGTTTGTTGGGTGATGTATTTCCCAGTTTAGCCAGTTTCAAATCAATTTAAATTTGCACTGTATATGCACTCTTTGATATCTTCCCCTTACTGTTTATTCTGggactcaaagtatttcaaaatcAAGTATAAGAATGCTGAGCCTTTCTGGCCAGATCATGAAGATTAGGAGTGTTGCCAAAACATTTCATTCCATTCCGATGGAACCAGCAGGAAACATTTCCAAACTGTGCATTTCCTGTGGTTTCCTAACAGAGCTAAACAAACACTCTCATGACTTCCACGCACAGCAATGTAACCTCTATATATTTTGGTTTTCCTATGTCAGATTTCCACAGCCTGCCCTTCTCCACTGTCTTGGATTACTGTTCCCATCACCCCTAGCCACAACAGCCATGCTAGGTTAGGCATCAtgagaactgcagtccaacacatctggaaagcATTCAGTGGTCATCTACACATGCCACAAATGGTAATGCTGATCCTGAATGGGGTACTCTAGATCAATGCCACTAGTGACCACATTGAGCCAGCTCAGTGGCTGGCAGGTGTCTACACTACATGGCACCAAGCTGCCCCTATGACTGATGCCATCCACATGACCAAATGGCACCAAAACCTGTTTGGAACTGCAGGACCACCAGAAGTCAACTTTCTCATGTTGTTCTGGGTTTAGCAGTGATCATAGGACATGAAACTGGCAATGGTCGTCACTCATTGCATCTAAGGACACTAGCCAGAATGACAAAATAACTTgaaaagggggaggagagaggagaaatAACTTCCCCTTTTCCCCCTACCCATCTCCAATCATTTCATTGCTATGATTAGCGCCACTGGATGAAATGGCTGATGATCACCACAAGTTTGGAGCCCTGCGGTCACTGCTAAGCCAAGATGATGGGGATGTGCAATGCCCTGTTACTGGACTGCCCAAGTGCAGCCACTCTGAATGAAAAGATGTGGGTTGACTCCAGAGTGAAATCATAGAGCTGACAACTTTTTCTAAAGAAGAAACAGTAACGTTCTCGTGTTTGAAACCTACAAAGCAAGTCTAAACACAATGGTTCCGCTTCACTTTTTGATTGTTAACAGCTTTCATCAGTATTTTATACGGACACTTAAAAGAACAATCTCCTTAAATGGTTCAAAAATGCACCAGCACACCGTTCTGATTTTAATGAATTCTAATGGCCGTCTCCCTGCTAATTCCATGAAGACTTGCCTACAGCACCAATACCAAAATTTCATACAGATGTGAATCTCTTCAAGGAAAAGATTGCTTTACCATTCACAAATATCTTCCAAAAATACCCTAGGGAATAAAAATGTGAGGCAGTCATTCTTCTGTTTCCAACTTTATCCAGCATTGCAAAATAAATGCCAGTGCCCTCCTTACCTTTTGCTGACTCCAGCAGGATGGAATAGATATGCTGACGTACAGGGCAATATACATGCGCCTGACTGGGAAGCTCTGTATCATATTCATCTTCCAGTGTGTTGCTGCATTCAACCTCTCCGCCACTCAGGACATTATACATCATGTAGCTTTCAGCTCTCACGTGCTGTTCTTTCGCTATCTATTCTCAGGTGAACAAAAGATATTATCCGTTGGCTTTGTAGTCATTTTGCCATCTCTTGTCATTTTATACTTTACAGCTTTGGAAGCCCAATGGGGATTTAAGAAGAGAAGGGCAAATTATCTAAAAACAAAGTACTTTAGGCAATAAAGGGAATGATAATCAAACAACATGTGTAGAtcatatgtatgtgtacatagaATGGTCAAGGTACAACAGCCGGTAGTGCAGCTGGTAACTTTAGAAGCTGGAGTTAACAGTCTTACAAAGGGCTCTTTAGATAGCTATGTCCATTGCCAGAGTTCAGAAGTACACAATTAACATTTTTCTCTTATGCACACCCAGTGTTCTGTTACATTCTCAATATGTCAcaccaaaaaaacaaaccaactgtTTGCTGAACTTGTTAGAAGCACAAAAAGCAATCAAGCTTGCTATGATTACTAGCATCAGTCCCAATGGAACCTAGTAAAGTATGACTCCCGTATCTGTGGGATGTGCCGTCATTTATCAAATTCTGACAAAATATGTTATCTCTAGGCAtcttctaggtcttccagtgtgactctatgaagtccttcatttcaatagggttcacttttATCTATGGTTTAACTTATCTATACAAAGTCTGGTAATATATCTTGTgcagatacaggggtcatactgtatattCGTGCTGTTCCATATGTTGACACCAAGTTCCACATCAGTCATTATTCTGTGGGTGGGTTTCCCCCAGACTGCAGCATTCATGCCCCAGTTTAACCACTGGCAACAAGTCATGTAGAGCTGAATTACCTGAAAAATCTCCTGATCTATGCACAGAGATGTGTCTTGTTTGACAGAGGCTGATGAGTGATCTGAAAAGTCAGAAGGGAGCCATGGAGACATCTGCCCAGGTAGAAGATAAGACTCTATTCCTTTGTAAAGTATAGACTTGTCTAATCCCAAAGGCACATTTTCTGCCAAAGCAATCAAACTCTCATATGAACGTGGAAGAGTTGAAATATAGTGTGCCACTGCTGGAATTATGCTAGTCTTTTTACCAGAGCTCTGGCTTTTTGCACCATATGAAGCAACACATTGATTCCTAAACTCTGCCATGGCCCACTCTGGAACGGTATCTGTGCCAAGAAGGCAGGCCAAAAGGGGAAGTTCAGTTACTTGCAGGCCCAGGTTGCTGCAGAGGTTCTGCCTTGAGTACATGATGGTTTCCAGCTTATCCAAGCAGAGGTTATTAATGGAAAAATATGGAGAGGTGTCATAAATCAGGTAGTCTGTATCTTCTCCAAGAACACCCATGCAATTGTTCTGCTGTCCATAAGAGGCCACTTCATAGTCTGCCTCTTGCAACGAACATATTGTCTCTTGACCAAGAGTCTTCAAAGCAAAGCGCGTAAAAGTAGCCAACCCAGATGGAATAAAGAACATACTTCTCCTGGGTTGTTGCTTAGTGGCTTTGATAACCTGAAAGATCCTGAAGATTTCCTTGTTATTTTTCAGTCTTCGTTTGACCCATTCATCTCTTTTTTTCTGTTCCACCACTCCGTCAAAGTAGAACACCAGTTTGATACCAGCTGCCATAAAGGCTTTTATGAAACTATCCAGATTGGAAAGATATTCACGCCACTGGCCACCACAAACCCATGACTCTGGTGTGTACCAATGCCGAAGACAACACATTGCATCTACTACAATAACAGGGTCAGACCCGGGATACTGACTGCAGTGATTTTCTGCCATTTCTTTCAGGTTGACAACTGCACAAGTTCCTGGGCAAGCACTGGTCACAAATGATTGCAAACCTCTAACACCCATCTTGAGCGATATGTACAATTCTATTTCTTCAGTAatctaaaagaagaagaagaaacacgtAACATTTATTTGGATGACAGTATCAGTAATGTAGACACACCATTGTGAAAGAGATATGACTTAGGGTTTTCATGAAATATTATGCTAAATGTAATTCATTTGTTGTtagaccttcacatttgtgggttgaacttttgcagatttcattatttCTGGATTTGCTTaatttaggtcccttctacactgtcatataaaatcctgtcattatctgctttgaactagattatatggcagtgtagaaggggccactgtCTCTCTAACCATCTCTAGGTCCGCTAATCTGTCAGAAGCTGACCATGAATCATGCTAGAATAAGTAGAAATTCAAAGGGGAAACATTTCTAGTTATTGACCACAGAGCCACTGAAGGAGCCCAAAATACCGAGAgaggtgtgctttcaagttttttttaaaaaaaatcttgaaatcTTTGAAGACTCTCTATCCTGGAAAGGGAAGCCAGAAGAACAGCTCGACCTCCcaccctgcttctctccttctttttctctttttcacacacacatacatgtgtgtgtgtgcagtacaCGTTAATTTCCTACATAGGGTGCGTGGGAAGGATTTTGAATCAACTGAATGGCATCCAATGCAACATGGgaaagttattgttattgctagaaAAACACAACAAACAGATGATCAATTCTCCCCAATGCAACAATTT is a window encoding:
- the FAM120B gene encoding constitutive coactivator of peroxisome proliferator-activated receptor gamma isoform X1 is translated as MGVRGLQSFVTSACPGTCAVVNLKEMAENHCSQYPGSDPVIVVDAMCCLRHWYTPESWVCGGQWREYLSNLDSFIKAFMAAGIKLVFYFDGVVEQKKRDEWVKRRLKNNKEIFRIFQVIKATKQQPRRSMFFIPSGLATFTRFALKTLGQETICSLQEADYEVASYGQQNNCMGVLGEDTDYLIYDTSPYFSINNLCLDKLETIMYSRQNLCSNLGLQVTELPLLACLLGTDTVPEWAMAEFRNQCVASYGAKSQSSGKKTSIIPAVAHYISTLPRSYESLIALAENVPLGLDKSILYKGIESYLLPGQMSPWLPSDFSDHSSASVKQDTSLCIDQEIFQIAKEQHVRAESYMMYNVLSGGEVECSNTLEDEYDTELPSQAHVYCPVRQHIYSILLESAKDVKGIRPVVKEWFVYPGNPLQQPDLVQPKQLPGGTPGLRSLWLNKGPEAEKQCHHTFLACFQLEDVAEDLQALEASTEAACSLLIYLTLQVDSLSLEDLHAFVAQALCLEGKPAAQLADLQLAQVDSRAVQLGSLFVRGLCVLLMANSACGFPFRMDSLMPWQVFDGKLFQRKYQQAHRGCSFHELLEGNKSWLTKFQNLMSLICKACTAKGRNIQNRPQLTSSVTERREGAEGSHFPNRGRTHTYPYSHHHQNREGQWRGPPTTGYSSESQHSGLRYRSRHQPSRGQRFQLAPRWPR